The following are encoded together in the Mangifera indica cultivar Alphonso unplaced genomic scaffold, CATAS_Mindica_2.1 Un_0083, whole genome shotgun sequence genome:
- the LOC123207512 gene encoding VPS35 endosomal protein-sorting factor-like isoform X2: MHLEELDDPQKFADEGVKVITGKEYVSRLHELKDEINRSWRAEDRVTSMKLSIKVARLLMDTSVLQFYPTLFILATEVMDMLGDMVWERIKQKAEFAEDGTRICSLPENFKESMICFDAKETCNNWFRKAGTIRELLPRIYLELAILPCWRFLRDQHVDTLHRLVLMTRGLGDPLASAYCRLYMAQRAQKLPSYDTGHLITSVSDIKILLIWNLSTKETTYGKSTDNKRVLVSLMEPTIEYIIKCIFKDASQRQASNALVELGLGRNQFELFGSNPYVSLILHHLLKELPTEIVSSNAVEILRLIECSNDDSFDQCLNYRLLGFRLSESRPAIGIVHAVVNTIIQVITVYDKLDDYLKVVDAYVDIILQNRMGNHLNTILEGISERACYKEIVEDEVVGLQSILMKFLSHFRNLEDVLALGHFLEILDVMYGSSRNFVYMQILNMATRNGSIHDPTTVQILFEICQSLHDGMDFANMKDDDHQQPARMISRFVQMVDYGLEMEGHLTFLVECRGAFGGINELKETLVHSSNCLATKALKDGRKHLSFVKSCIAFSEVTIPSTSIHIRQLNLYLETAEVAMLAGLVSHADGLIDSTISCLQSVDLINGFQARVDVDEIVISIQKLCSLLVMVPGNPELGVMCTLKRILSFVNSQSWMTSRAKMRIFSAIVSLSAALSQNKLPYHTNLEIPGNDLLFYGDSSYIEELASFSDGVLKNLVEAIEQEPSRTARGNMALEACSCIVSSFKINDEIRLICLKLIETAKLHLNASNKYLLSTIKFLDECWSTSGLTG; the protein is encoded by the exons ATGCATCTAGAGGAACTGGATGATCCACAAAAATTTGCTGATGAGGGTGTAAAGGTCATAACTGGGAAAGAGTATGTCTCACGATTACATGAACTGAAGGATGAAATTAACCGTTCTTGGCGTGCTGAAGATCGTGTAACATCAATGAAATTATCTATAAAg GTGGCTAGGCTTCTGATGGATACATctgttttacaattttatccCACATTATTTATTCTTGCCACAGAGGTAATGGACATGCTTGGGGATATGGTGTGGGAACGCATCAAGCAGAAAGCTGAATTTGCTGAGGATGGAACAAGAATTTGCTCTTTACCAG AGAATTTTAAAGAGAGCATGATTTGCTTTGATGCCAAAGAAACTTGTAATAACTGGTTTCGCAAAGCTGGTACCATCCGAGAGCTTCTTCCACGCAT TTATTTGGAATTGGCAATATTGCCTTGCTGGCGTTTTTTGCGTGACCAACATGTGGATACTCTCCATCGCCTAGTATTGATGACAAGAGGTTTAGGAGATCCGCTGGCATCTGCATATTGTCGTCTGTATATGGCCCAGCGTGCACAAAAGTTACCCTCATATGATACAG GACACCTAATTACATCTGTTAGTGACATCAAAATTCTATTGATATGGAATTTATCAACAAAGGAGACAACATATGGGAAATCTACAGATAACAAAAGGGTGCTTGTCAGTCTAATGGAACCAACTATTGAGTACATTATAAAGTGCATCTTTAAGGATGCATCTCAG AGGCAAGCAAGCAATGCCCTTGTGGAGCTTGGACTGGGAAGGAATCAATTTGAGTTGTTTGGGAGTAACCCATATGTCTCCCTTATTCTACATCATCTGCTCAAGGAACTTCCCACTGAAATAGTGAGCTCTAATGCTGTGGAGATTCTTCGTCTGATTGAGTGCAGCAATGATGATTCTTTTGATCAG TGTTTAAATTACAGATTACTTGGATTTAGATTGAGTGAGAGCAGACCTGCAATAGGCATTGTCCATGCAGTTGTTAATACAATTATTCAG GTTATAACTGTATATGATAAACTTGATGACTATCTTAAGGTTGTGGATGCTTATGTGGATATCATTCTTCAGAATCGGATG GGTAATCATCTGAATACCATTTTAGAAGGTATTTCAGAGAGAGCATGCTATAAAGAGATTGTTGAAGATGAAGTAGTAGGCTTGCAGTCCATCTTGATGAAGTTTCTTTCTCATTTCAGGAACTTAGAAGATGTATTGGCTTTG ggACATTTTCTTGAGATCTTGGATGTGATGTATGGGAGCTCACGGAATTTTGTTTACATGCAAATCCTTAATATGGCAACAAG AAATGGTAGTATACATGATCCAACCACTGTACAGAtactttttgaaatttgccaATCTCTTCATGACGGTATGGATTTTGCAAACATGAAAGATGATGATCATCAACAACCAGCTCGAATGATTTCTCGTTTTGTCCAAatg GTTGACTATGGACTAGAGATGGAAGGGCATTTAACATTTTTAGTTGAATGTCGTGGTGCTTTTGGCGGCATAAATGAACTCAAG GAAACCCTTGTTCACTCAAGCAATTGTTTGGCGACAAAAGCTTTGAAAGATGGAAGAAAACATCTTAGTTTTGTGAAATCTTGCATTGCGTTTAGTGAGGTTACAATACCATCTACTTCAATTCACATTAGGCAATTAAATCTCTACCTTGAGACAGCCGAG GTTGCCATGTTAGCTGGTTTGGTTTCTCATGCTGATGGATTGATAGATTCAACAATAAGCTGTTTACAGAGTGTGGATTTGATAAATG GCTTCCAAGCGCGGGTTGATGTTGATGAAATTGTAATCTCAATTCAAAAACTATGCAGCCTCTTGGTTATGGTCCCAG GTAATCCTGAACTTGGAGTCATGTGCACTCTAAAGCGCattctttcttttgttaattCCCAATCATG GATGACATCAAGAGCAAAGATGCGGATATTTTCTGCAATAGTTTCATTGTCAGCCGCACTTTCTCAAAATAAGCTCCCTTACCATACAAATCTTGAG atTCCGGGCAATGACTTACTGTTTTACGGTGATTCCTCCTACATAGAAGAACTTGCCTCCTTCTCTGATGGTGTACTTAAGAATCTGGTTGAAGCCATTGAGCAAGAACCTTCGAGG ACTGCTCGGGGAAACATGGCACTTGAAGCTTGCAGTTGCATTGTATCATCTTTCAAG ATTAATGACGAGATACGACTGATCTGCTTGAAACTGATTGAGACTGCCAAGCTACATTTAAACGCAAGCAACAAATATCTGCTATCAACCATCAAGTTTTTGGATGAGTGCTGGTCAACTTCTGGATTGACAGGTTAA
- the LOC123207512 gene encoding VPS35 endosomal protein sorting factor-like isoform X1, which produces MEFRPRNYAAEYESNALPRLRADDHPLFYPAPLSDHHQVEDVVDCENSDFFDPLRTPDVKAVVPVEDTKDGGISSMHSSEPSSQVAVREWTSFKRILMQKFPVSKMVSVSSMSDVIITCGTGHVKSLTSMHLEELDDPQKFADEGVKVITGKEYVSRLHELKDEINRSWRAEDRVTSMKLSIKVARLLMDTSVLQFYPTLFILATEVMDMLGDMVWERIKQKAEFAEDGTRICSLPENFKESMICFDAKETCNNWFRKAGTIRELLPRIYLELAILPCWRFLRDQHVDTLHRLVLMTRGLGDPLASAYCRLYMAQRAQKLPSYDTGHLITSVSDIKILLIWNLSTKETTYGKSTDNKRVLVSLMEPTIEYIIKCIFKDASQRQASNALVELGLGRNQFELFGSNPYVSLILHHLLKELPTEIVSSNAVEILRLIECSNDDSFDQCLNYRLLGFRLSESRPAIGIVHAVVNTIIQVITVYDKLDDYLKVVDAYVDIILQNRMGNHLNTILEGISERACYKEIVEDEVVGLQSILMKFLSHFRNLEDVLALGHFLEILDVMYGSSRNFVYMQILNMATRNGSIHDPTTVQILFEICQSLHDGMDFANMKDDDHQQPARMISRFVQMVDYGLEMEGHLTFLVECRGAFGGINELKETLVHSSNCLATKALKDGRKHLSFVKSCIAFSEVTIPSTSIHIRQLNLYLETAEVAMLAGLVSHADGLIDSTISCLQSVDLINGFQARVDVDEIVISIQKLCSLLVMVPGNPELGVMCTLKRILSFVNSQSWMTSRAKMRIFSAIVSLSAALSQNKLPYHTNLEIPGNDLLFYGDSSYIEELASFSDGVLKNLVEAIEQEPSRTARGNMALEACSCIVSSFKINDEIRLICLKLIETAKLHLNASNKYLLSTIKFLDECWSTSGLTG; this is translated from the exons ATGGAGTTCAGGCCTCGAAACTACGCGGCCGAATATGAATCTAACGCGCTACCTCGCCTACGCGCCGACGATCATCCTCTCTTCTATCCAGCTCCACTGTCAGACCACCACCAG GTTGAGGATGTTGTGGACTGTGAAAATAGTGATTTCTTTGATCCACTAAGAACACCGGATGTTAAAGCCGTGGTTCCTGTCGAAGATACCAAAGATGGTGGAATTAGTTCAATGCATTCAAGTGAACCTTCAAGTCAAGTTGCAGTTAGAGAGTGGACATCTTTCAAGAGAATCTTAATGCAGAAATTTCCCGTCTCCAAAATGGTTTCAGTTTCTTCA ATGTCTGATGTAATAATTACATGTGGCACGG GGCATGTGAAATCTTTGACAAGTATGCATCTAGAGGAACTGGATGATCCACAAAAATTTGCTGATGAGGGTGTAAAGGTCATAACTGGGAAAGAGTATGTCTCACGATTACATGAACTGAAGGATGAAATTAACCGTTCTTGGCGTGCTGAAGATCGTGTAACATCAATGAAATTATCTATAAAg GTGGCTAGGCTTCTGATGGATACATctgttttacaattttatccCACATTATTTATTCTTGCCACAGAGGTAATGGACATGCTTGGGGATATGGTGTGGGAACGCATCAAGCAGAAAGCTGAATTTGCTGAGGATGGAACAAGAATTTGCTCTTTACCAG AGAATTTTAAAGAGAGCATGATTTGCTTTGATGCCAAAGAAACTTGTAATAACTGGTTTCGCAAAGCTGGTACCATCCGAGAGCTTCTTCCACGCAT TTATTTGGAATTGGCAATATTGCCTTGCTGGCGTTTTTTGCGTGACCAACATGTGGATACTCTCCATCGCCTAGTATTGATGACAAGAGGTTTAGGAGATCCGCTGGCATCTGCATATTGTCGTCTGTATATGGCCCAGCGTGCACAAAAGTTACCCTCATATGATACAG GACACCTAATTACATCTGTTAGTGACATCAAAATTCTATTGATATGGAATTTATCAACAAAGGAGACAACATATGGGAAATCTACAGATAACAAAAGGGTGCTTGTCAGTCTAATGGAACCAACTATTGAGTACATTATAAAGTGCATCTTTAAGGATGCATCTCAG AGGCAAGCAAGCAATGCCCTTGTGGAGCTTGGACTGGGAAGGAATCAATTTGAGTTGTTTGGGAGTAACCCATATGTCTCCCTTATTCTACATCATCTGCTCAAGGAACTTCCCACTGAAATAGTGAGCTCTAATGCTGTGGAGATTCTTCGTCTGATTGAGTGCAGCAATGATGATTCTTTTGATCAG TGTTTAAATTACAGATTACTTGGATTTAGATTGAGTGAGAGCAGACCTGCAATAGGCATTGTCCATGCAGTTGTTAATACAATTATTCAG GTTATAACTGTATATGATAAACTTGATGACTATCTTAAGGTTGTGGATGCTTATGTGGATATCATTCTTCAGAATCGGATG GGTAATCATCTGAATACCATTTTAGAAGGTATTTCAGAGAGAGCATGCTATAAAGAGATTGTTGAAGATGAAGTAGTAGGCTTGCAGTCCATCTTGATGAAGTTTCTTTCTCATTTCAGGAACTTAGAAGATGTATTGGCTTTG ggACATTTTCTTGAGATCTTGGATGTGATGTATGGGAGCTCACGGAATTTTGTTTACATGCAAATCCTTAATATGGCAACAAG AAATGGTAGTATACATGATCCAACCACTGTACAGAtactttttgaaatttgccaATCTCTTCATGACGGTATGGATTTTGCAAACATGAAAGATGATGATCATCAACAACCAGCTCGAATGATTTCTCGTTTTGTCCAAatg GTTGACTATGGACTAGAGATGGAAGGGCATTTAACATTTTTAGTTGAATGTCGTGGTGCTTTTGGCGGCATAAATGAACTCAAG GAAACCCTTGTTCACTCAAGCAATTGTTTGGCGACAAAAGCTTTGAAAGATGGAAGAAAACATCTTAGTTTTGTGAAATCTTGCATTGCGTTTAGTGAGGTTACAATACCATCTACTTCAATTCACATTAGGCAATTAAATCTCTACCTTGAGACAGCCGAG GTTGCCATGTTAGCTGGTTTGGTTTCTCATGCTGATGGATTGATAGATTCAACAATAAGCTGTTTACAGAGTGTGGATTTGATAAATG GCTTCCAAGCGCGGGTTGATGTTGATGAAATTGTAATCTCAATTCAAAAACTATGCAGCCTCTTGGTTATGGTCCCAG GTAATCCTGAACTTGGAGTCATGTGCACTCTAAAGCGCattctttcttttgttaattCCCAATCATG GATGACATCAAGAGCAAAGATGCGGATATTTTCTGCAATAGTTTCATTGTCAGCCGCACTTTCTCAAAATAAGCTCCCTTACCATACAAATCTTGAG atTCCGGGCAATGACTTACTGTTTTACGGTGATTCCTCCTACATAGAAGAACTTGCCTCCTTCTCTGATGGTGTACTTAAGAATCTGGTTGAAGCCATTGAGCAAGAACCTTCGAGG ACTGCTCGGGGAAACATGGCACTTGAAGCTTGCAGTTGCATTGTATCATCTTTCAAG ATTAATGACGAGATACGACTGATCTGCTTGAAACTGATTGAGACTGCCAAGCTACATTTAAACGCAAGCAACAAATATCTGCTATCAACCATCAAGTTTTTGGATGAGTGCTGGTCAACTTCTGGATTGACAGGTTAA
- the LOC123207512 gene encoding VPS35 endosomal protein sorting factor-like isoform X3 produces MEFRPRNYAAEYESNALPRLRADDHPLFYPAPLSDHHQVEDVVDCENSDFFDPLRTPDVKAVVPVEDTKDGGISSMHSSEPSSQVAVREWTSFKRILMQKFPVSKMVSVSSMSDVIITCGTGHVKSLTSMHLEELDDPQKFADEGVKVITGKEYVSRLHELKDEINRSWRAEDRVTSMKLSIKVARLLMDTSVLQFYPTLFILATEVMDMLGDMVWERIKQKAEFAEDGTRICSLPENFKESMICFDAKETCNNWFRKAGTIRELLPRIYLELAILPCWRFLRDQHVDTLHRLVLMTRGLGDPLASAYCRLYMAQRAQKLPSYDTGHLITSVSDIKILLIWNLSTKETTYGKSTDNKRVLVSLMEPTIEYIIKCIFKDASQRQASNALVELGLGRNQFELFGSNPYVSLILHHLLKELPTEIVSSNAVEILRLIECSNDDSFDQCLNYRLLGFRLSESRPAIGIVHAVVNTIIQVITVYDKLDDYLKVVDAYVDIILQNRMGNHLNTILEGISERACYKEIVEDEVVGLQSILMKFLSHFRNLEDVLALGHFLEILDVMYGSSRNFVYMQILNMATRNGSIHDPTTVQILFEICQSLHDGMDFANMKDDDHQQPARMISRFVQMVDYGLEMEGHLTFLVECRGAFGGINELKETLVHSSNCLATKALKDGRKHLSFVKSCIAFSEVTIPSTSIHIRQLNLYLETAEVAMLAGLVSHADGLIDSTISCLQSVDLINGFQARVDVDEIVISIQKLCSLLVMVPGH; encoded by the exons ATGGAGTTCAGGCCTCGAAACTACGCGGCCGAATATGAATCTAACGCGCTACCTCGCCTACGCGCCGACGATCATCCTCTCTTCTATCCAGCTCCACTGTCAGACCACCACCAG GTTGAGGATGTTGTGGACTGTGAAAATAGTGATTTCTTTGATCCACTAAGAACACCGGATGTTAAAGCCGTGGTTCCTGTCGAAGATACCAAAGATGGTGGAATTAGTTCAATGCATTCAAGTGAACCTTCAAGTCAAGTTGCAGTTAGAGAGTGGACATCTTTCAAGAGAATCTTAATGCAGAAATTTCCCGTCTCCAAAATGGTTTCAGTTTCTTCA ATGTCTGATGTAATAATTACATGTGGCACGG GGCATGTGAAATCTTTGACAAGTATGCATCTAGAGGAACTGGATGATCCACAAAAATTTGCTGATGAGGGTGTAAAGGTCATAACTGGGAAAGAGTATGTCTCACGATTACATGAACTGAAGGATGAAATTAACCGTTCTTGGCGTGCTGAAGATCGTGTAACATCAATGAAATTATCTATAAAg GTGGCTAGGCTTCTGATGGATACATctgttttacaattttatccCACATTATTTATTCTTGCCACAGAGGTAATGGACATGCTTGGGGATATGGTGTGGGAACGCATCAAGCAGAAAGCTGAATTTGCTGAGGATGGAACAAGAATTTGCTCTTTACCAG AGAATTTTAAAGAGAGCATGATTTGCTTTGATGCCAAAGAAACTTGTAATAACTGGTTTCGCAAAGCTGGTACCATCCGAGAGCTTCTTCCACGCAT TTATTTGGAATTGGCAATATTGCCTTGCTGGCGTTTTTTGCGTGACCAACATGTGGATACTCTCCATCGCCTAGTATTGATGACAAGAGGTTTAGGAGATCCGCTGGCATCTGCATATTGTCGTCTGTATATGGCCCAGCGTGCACAAAAGTTACCCTCATATGATACAG GACACCTAATTACATCTGTTAGTGACATCAAAATTCTATTGATATGGAATTTATCAACAAAGGAGACAACATATGGGAAATCTACAGATAACAAAAGGGTGCTTGTCAGTCTAATGGAACCAACTATTGAGTACATTATAAAGTGCATCTTTAAGGATGCATCTCAG AGGCAAGCAAGCAATGCCCTTGTGGAGCTTGGACTGGGAAGGAATCAATTTGAGTTGTTTGGGAGTAACCCATATGTCTCCCTTATTCTACATCATCTGCTCAAGGAACTTCCCACTGAAATAGTGAGCTCTAATGCTGTGGAGATTCTTCGTCTGATTGAGTGCAGCAATGATGATTCTTTTGATCAG TGTTTAAATTACAGATTACTTGGATTTAGATTGAGTGAGAGCAGACCTGCAATAGGCATTGTCCATGCAGTTGTTAATACAATTATTCAG GTTATAACTGTATATGATAAACTTGATGACTATCTTAAGGTTGTGGATGCTTATGTGGATATCATTCTTCAGAATCGGATG GGTAATCATCTGAATACCATTTTAGAAGGTATTTCAGAGAGAGCATGCTATAAAGAGATTGTTGAAGATGAAGTAGTAGGCTTGCAGTCCATCTTGATGAAGTTTCTTTCTCATTTCAGGAACTTAGAAGATGTATTGGCTTTG ggACATTTTCTTGAGATCTTGGATGTGATGTATGGGAGCTCACGGAATTTTGTTTACATGCAAATCCTTAATATGGCAACAAG AAATGGTAGTATACATGATCCAACCACTGTACAGAtactttttgaaatttgccaATCTCTTCATGACGGTATGGATTTTGCAAACATGAAAGATGATGATCATCAACAACCAGCTCGAATGATTTCTCGTTTTGTCCAAatg GTTGACTATGGACTAGAGATGGAAGGGCATTTAACATTTTTAGTTGAATGTCGTGGTGCTTTTGGCGGCATAAATGAACTCAAG GAAACCCTTGTTCACTCAAGCAATTGTTTGGCGACAAAAGCTTTGAAAGATGGAAGAAAACATCTTAGTTTTGTGAAATCTTGCATTGCGTTTAGTGAGGTTACAATACCATCTACTTCAATTCACATTAGGCAATTAAATCTCTACCTTGAGACAGCCGAG GTTGCCATGTTAGCTGGTTTGGTTTCTCATGCTGATGGATTGATAGATTCAACAATAAGCTGTTTACAGAGTGTGGATTTGATAAATG GCTTCCAAGCGCGGGTTGATGTTGATGAAATTGTAATCTCAATTCAAAAACTATGCAGCCTCTTGGTTATGGTCCCAGGTCATTag
- the LOC123207491 gene encoding stigma-specific STIG1-like protein 2 — protein sequence MELINIILSMAITVAITITLIMQNIGDIIEKTPSSSSLSSSSFEHRYPSQDNTILFPTKRGSRFLSEVKNPRAADHCHKDNEVCYAQGKNTTCCNNKCMNLKTDENNCGACKKKCKYTEACCGGECVNLSFDKRHCGYCNNRCLKGEYCVYGLCDYA from the coding sequence ATGGAACTCATCAACATCATCCTCTCCATGGCCATAACAGTGGCCATAACCATCACTCTCATCATGCAAAACATTGGGGACATCATCGAGAAGACACCCTCGTCGTCATCCTTGTCCTCATCCTCTTTCGAGCATCGATATCCTAGTCAAGATAACACCATCCTCTTCCCCACCAAACGGGGCAGCCGGTTTCTCTCAGAAGTGAAGAACCCCAGAGCCGCCGATCACTGCCACAAAGATAACGAAGTCTGCTACGCTCAAGGCAAGAACACGACATGCTGCAACAACAAGTGCATGAATTTAAAGACCGACGAAAACAACTGCGGCGCCTGCAAGAAGAAATGCAAGTACACTGAAGCTTGCTGCGGAGGAGAATGTGTGAATCTCTCATTCGATAAGAGGCATTGTGGCTACTGCAACAACCGCTGCCTCAAGGGGGAATATTGTGTTTATGGACTGTGTGACTATGCATAA